In Glycine max cultivar Williams 82 chromosome 10, Glycine_max_v4.0, whole genome shotgun sequence, the DNA window TCATAATGTTTAAGAGCTTTCAAATTTCAGACTAACATAGTGGAATAGATTCGAACAACTGGACTCTTCAAACACGTGACAAGGTGGTTGGATTCTGAAAGTTCATGTTGTAATACTTTAGCAAACCTTGGTGACAAAGATATGTTACCAGCACTTGCTGCCAGTGTTTGTTGCCAAGCAGCAGATCTTTTGACTGTTTGTGGTAGCCAAAGCATCTGAAGCTGTAGCCTTATGGAAGCTGAAAACTCTTACTGAGTACCATGAGAGAAAAACCTATAACAGCACATCATAGTCCCATGATCACTATCTCAATATTTGAGTATGAGTATCTAACAAATCATGCAGCCTTAGTAGAAGAAATTGCTGATAAAAAAGTAGCTGCACCTGAGGCATGGATTGAAGCTCTCAAGGCCAGCGAGGAGGAAATACTGatggaaacaaaaataactcAAAGAGAACTCAAAGAATCAAAATTGGAGCAAGAGCTGGAGGTTTACACCAAAGAGAAGATGCTTTCAAGAAGAGTTAGTAGTAGTGAGGAGTTTATCCAAGAACTTCATAGTTTAATTGCCAAGTGAAAAGTTaatgattttaagttttaatttgataatttatttattttaatttaattttctaacttaGACTTATATATCTCAATTGTCTTGCCATTGAAATACTATTaaatttcatcatttatttGATAGAGTCGATCtcataattgtttttgaataatCCCACTAAATATTTAGTTGCTTTaccttttattatctttttccttttcgtcctattagtaaaaactaaaaacaaagttATGTAAAAGAAAGAGGATGAAAGGTATGGTGCATAAAACCCCAAACTCAAATATCTTTTCCCCCATTTCCAtcattattgaaattgaaattgttctAAACTAGAGTTAAGGTTCAATTTGTAGTATAGAACACCTGAGTCCaaaaaaggcataaccaacTCATGTAGCAAAGTATTGACCAAGGTCAACACCCATTCGGGTGTACGGCTCCTATAATATTAGTATATTTGGATGCAAGTAAATTGAAAGACACGCAACCATGAATTGAATCCAGATACACACTACATAGGTGAACAATGAATTATCCTTCAAAAAGcaactacaaaatataaaatatacactACATATTTAAGAAACAACATACACTATCAGCCTTGTTTACTTTGTGAATTGCTTATCGATATCCTTTAGTAGgggatttcttcattttcactaGAACACTCACAGTTCGGACGAATATATGAACAAGGTTCGAAGATTTTATGAGCTCTTTATCAaaatagcatgataattaaggcCTAACTTCCCTATTATTCATGCTAatcaatatctttttaattgTCAGCTTGTGTTTCAAGATAGCATGACATCACAATTGCAATTCTCACCAACAAAATCACCAGCACAGCAAAGCATACAAAAATATCAAGGAAATGTATCTTCATCACCTCGTACCTCGATCAAGTCGTACCTCAGTATATGCAAGATTACGTCTAGCAAGTCCAGCAAAGTGACTGATGACGTAGCAAACAAACCTCGCACCTCGATCAGCTGACCACTAAAACCCAATCAAATGTATCTTCTAGCTATAGAGTTCCTGGGAAACAAAAGATTAGAAGGATCTTAGATTACTAATTGTATGATACAAGTATTTGCAAGACACAGAATTTTCATGACAAGCCACCAACCCcatacaaattattattggtAGGTAGGTATCCTACAAATTAAAAGCCCCACATGTCCTATAACGGATTATCACGGAAGGAAGGCTTAGCTGAGGCTTCATCTTGGTTCAAGGTATCctacaaataattccttataAACCTTGGGAGAATCAAACCACAAAAGCTAGCTGATGTGGTTGGAGAGCCCATGGCCTTATAAACCCCACATTAGATTCCTATACTTCCAATGTGGGACTCAAGTCCCATACCTTGTAATTGGATCCTAACAaaagttgtgtgtgtgtgtgagtgttactttttttgaagaagaagaagaagaagaagctaaatttaatattattagagaACAAGCTAAACATAAGGCATGATTAGCTTGAAAGAAGTATTGAACAAGATGAAAAAGTAGTGGCTATAACAACCACTTCCCAAACCAGAATCTtaaaaaaaggtgaaacaaacaACCCATGTGTGTGAGTGTTAGTGTTTTCCTTGTATTGGCCTAAATTTATGGCTTGAAGGAAATAACTGCATTGTGAAAATAACATTGTGTTGTTGCAGGCTCCTCAGAAGCACCAGAAATATGTTTCtcattgttagacaagtggcctcagatatcttaagaagggggggttgaattaagatattccaaactacttccccaattaaaaatctatttcactttttattcaagttataaattcccttaataatgaacttcttaaatattgattcaaataaaacaatttgaatatgaatataaagcaataataaacaaaggagattaagggaagaaaaagtgcaaactcagatttatactggttcggccacacccttgtgcttacgtccagtccccaagcaacccgcttgagagttccactatcttgtaaattccttttacaagttctaaacacacaaggacaatccttcctttgtgtttagaattcctttacaacaagagacccacgatctcttaatcccttgGAGAATGAGgagaataagaagaatgaatctctctagaaacaGATAGATTTTatagattgagcactcaaataattccttaatgaattgcaattgaattggccaaggaattcttaagaggataaaatgatttttgttctttgagaggataaacacttgttgttctgaaaaactcttcacaaattcgtgttataagtcacatatatatagaccattggtggtcatgaataaagcctttgaaaagttgtgactcttagaaatattttctgaaaatcctgtctggtaatcgattacaggaattgtgtaatcaattatagcttttaaaatttgaattaaaacgtttattagctgctggtaatcgattaccaaaattgtgtaatcgattacacagtctaaaatttcgaattcaaattttaatagctgttgtaaagcatatttggccactggtaatcgattacatcctctggtaatcaattaccagagagtaaatcctttgaaaaacactttttaatttaaattacttggccaaacctttttctaattcaattaggaattcccgtcctaatattctagtgatcatcttgattttgtgacttgtaatcttgaagtattatcttgaatttaatcttgaaaagcccatttgtatcaattgcatcatatcatcatgatcatcatcaaaacaccaaaggcatttgcaTCTACACTCATGTTCTTGGCCTTCCCATGTCAAAGGTAGTTTGCAAAACAAAATGAGTTTGTGGTGGATTTGGGGGGAAGGAGACAAGATCAGCCTTTATTGTTGCTGCTGCTTCAGTTCCATCTTATCTATTAAATCGACCTGTGAAAATCACACTGGACCGAGATGTGGACATGATGATAACTGGGCAGCGGCATAGTTTTCTAGGGAAGTACAAGGTATGGCCAGTGCTATGATAATTTATCTCTTGTTGGAAATTGCAATGGCAAGCATGAAAACCTGACATCATAGTTTAGGTTTTTAGCGGTGCAGCAAACCAACTACTATTTTCCTGAATTTTCAGTAATAGCTAATATAGTGATATTTCTAATGTGTCAAAATGTGGGAATGCTTGCTTGTCAGATTGTGATTGTGTGGCTTCTGTTTATAGGCTAAATGAGGAGAGGTCATTTTGTTGGGTGTTGAGGAGCTTTAGTTTTGGTGGTTTTCAGGATACTAGCTCAACTTTGTTTGTAAAGGTCAGAGCAAATGGGTCATGGACTTCAGAAGGCCAAGCAGGAGGGTCTAATAGCTCCTCTGATGGAATGGGAAGTGCAAAGGAGAAGCTTGTGATTATTCCTATTGTTCTCATCATGGTAGTTCTCATTGTTTTGCTGAGTTTATTACTATATTTGCAGTGTTCACAGAAAAAGAACTTTTAAAAGGGAGATGGAAAGTTCTCATTGTTTTCCTCACTAGGAACTATCATTTAGTTATCAAGAAGGCTTCAATTTACTTTTAGCTCCCCATAACATTGTTTAAGGATTAATAAgacatacaaaattttaaatggtTTTAATTGGCTTTGACAAATATTGTTTTGCAGGCTTCTCGTTTATGAGTTCATGAAAAATGGATCCTTGGATAAATGAATCTTCCCTTCATATGAAGGTCGAGATAGATTGTTAGATTGGACAACTCGTTTAAATATAGCCATAGCTACTGCACAAGGGATTGCATACTTTCATGAGCAGTGTAGGGATTGGATAATACATTGTGACATCAAACTGCAAAATATATTGGTAGACGAAAACTTTTGTCCCAAAGTATCTGATTTTGGGTTGGCCAAATTGATGGGAAGGGAGCACTCTCATGTGGTGACAATGGTTAGAGGCACTAGAGGTTATTTGGCACCAGAATGGGTTAGTAATCACCCTATAACTGTAAAAGCTGACGTTTACAACTATGGAATGCTTCTTTTAGAGATCATTGGTGGCAGGAGAAATCTTGACATGTCCTTTGGTGCTGAGGACTTTTTCTATCCTGGTTCGGCTTACAAGGTACATTAAGAtactggtttttttttattatttatctttttattgatGAAAAATTGACTTAAACATCATATTTTCGTTGTATCATTTAACAtcctaataaattaattcaatccaTATTTTAGTTGTATAGTAGTCACTCTTATAATTAGTTTCTTGTTGAATTATCAAATTATTACAAGGAATGCATGCCAACAAAGTGGCggacatttttatttcttttgaaaacaaGAGACTTAGAGAATTTCATTCAAGATAATGGGAGCAATATATGAAGGAATCAAATCAAAAGTGTGGAAACTAGCATAAGATCTTGACGCTCTAGCTAAAGTGTTAACAATAAGATTTGCTTGTCTCCAAGTGAAACTCATCCTATAGTTGTTGTGCGTTTGAGGTAATCTCTacattttgtgatgatgtttccAAAATCAGTCTGCTGACTAGAATCACTGTGAATAGAATCTAAAACCTATTGACTGTCTAGTTCAATAATCACATACCAATCCCAAAACAACCTTGCTGGTTGAAAAGAGCagcattaatattacattaattcaGAAGCGTTTGCTTTGGCTGACATGTTGTTGGTTGCCATTTTTTTGTACAGTATATTTGATGTTGATATATAGAGGGGGTTGCCAGGGGCCCAAGGAATCCAAAATTGAATCTGCAGTATGGAAGGACACTTCCAAATGAGGTCCTTGTTGAGGAGTTGTGTAGGAATTATAATATTGCATGTCCAGGCCTAGCCTTtagctttttaattaaaactaaggATAACCTATCTAGGAGACAAGTTGAGATTGACAATGATCTGTGTCCCTTCTGTCAAAGCCAACCTGAGTCTGCCTCTCATCTGTTCTTCACATGTGGTAAAGTCTTGCCTTTGTGGTGGGAATTCAATTCATGGGTTAGGGAAGACAGAGTCCTCCACTGTATCCCGATGGATAACTTTCTCTAGCACTCAACTACAGCAGGAAGGAAGGAAATCAATAGAAGATGGAAAATATGGTGGTTGGCTGCTACAAAGTCAATTTGGAAACTCAGAAATGACATGGTGTTTCATAATCAGTCCTTTGATATCTCTAAGCTGGTGGACAATACAACTTTCTTTACTTGGTCTTGGCTGAAGGGGTGGGAAAAGGATTTCAATGTTCCTTTTCACCAATGGTCCTCAACAACGTCCTTAGCTTTTATATAGAATTGCTCTGTAGGGTTGGGTCTGTGGTGGTTTTTGTTGGGCTGTTGTCTTTTGTATCTTTTTCAGGAGATCTCTCTCCTGTGTTGTATGTAGTACCCCTCGTACTTTTTATCTATTAATATAACTTAATTTTGCAGTTCAAAAGAAACCATTACAAACTGACAAGTATGTACCTAAACCAAGTTGAAGAAAGTATGTACCTAAACCAAGTTGAAGAAATCAGCAAAACTGTGGGACCTAACAAAACTGAAACGGAAAAAGTCTTCTACTAATTTCAGTATGGTACTGCCAGACTGGGTGTTACGAATCAATGAACCAGAATTGAAGAATAGAACAAAGACAGAAAGATAAATAGTGGATCTGAACAAAATAAGGGGAGAATTTTCCAATTCTGGTTTACAATTCTAACAATTAATAATGCCCTCTAACTAATTCTATAAccattataactatttttctctAGGGCACATATAATTGAATCTATGTTACAATTTTCCCTAAAATAGGCTTACTCCTGCTTATGCCACATCATATTTATGCTATGGTAACTTAATGCGTGCATACACCACACTATAAGTTatatatcaaacaaatttatatgGAAGGCATTTGGAAAATTTGTGACATACCAAACAAGTGCCCCAAACTCCAAAATAATTGCAAGTGTCAGTAACTTGTTATGAACCTGCTTAATGCAAAATAATGAGATAGTGAGCTAAATTACTCACAATAACAGGATCCTTATCACTAGTTATCTCTACTGGTGCTCCAAGCAGTCTATAGATTTAATAGAGACAAACTTCAACATGTTTCCTTACTAAActacaaatgaaaaagagaccAAGCTTACCTCGAACCCAAACAGTGACAATGGCAATGAGATCTAACAAAATGGCACGAAACTTGAAGCTTTCCTCGTACCTCAATCAGCAATACTGCAACTGAAgacgtattattattattattattattattattattattattattattatcatcaataaaacaTGAACACCCATAGAAACTTAGCATACACGAAGTTGACCTACATACCTTGCGGAGAAAGCTTTGACCTTTGAGCACCCACGACTGTTTCAGCACCCTAGTACCAAGAGTGTATGTAGGGTTTTCTTCGAGCAACACTTCCAAGAGCGAtgtagggggttctgtgggttcGAGCGAGGGGTTTCCAGTAGTATTGAAAACAATGTGGGACAATGTGGGTGTCGAGGGAGCGGTTTCCGACAGATTTCAGGcgagaggagaaagagaagagcgaTTTCAGGCAGAAGGACAAAGAGAAGAGGGATGGCAAGGTTTTTGAGCGTGCGCGGGTTGTGAAATGTCAagttttaacttataaacataacaacatcatttttttatggataaccgatgttaactgaatatagttaacatcggttttggaaaaaccgatgttaacatcaaatagattacatcggttttttaaaaaaccgatgttaaaatcaactccttaacatcgactttctcaaaaccgatgttaactctatgaagttaacatcggttttgccaaaactgatgttaccatattcatcttaacatcatgttaacatcgattttttaaataaccgatgttaacatgaagtagttaacatcggttttgctaaaaccgatgttaagtaactccatttaattacaaaaatgcaaCCGCActttcattaacatcggttttcgcaATAACCGATCTTAATGGAGCAATGTAGAAAGCCTGTTTTTAGTAGTGACTTAATggatgtgaaattataaaactacccctaatacaaaaactagtctaggtgccctaaaatacaagggctgaaaaatcttacattactagggtatccTCCCTACACtttggagccctaaatacaaggtccaaaaataataaaaccctAATCAAATAtctacaaagataagtgggttcatacttagcccatgggcccaaaatctaccttaaggctcatgagaatcctagggtcttaaacaagaaaaaaatggatGGCTAGCATGGATTCATGCTTCTGTGGGGCCCAAACTAGACTGATATGTTCTTTGGTCAAGTTAGgggtatattttctttttgtattccTCTTCACACTTCCCTAACCAAGATCTAGTGAGCCCAATTTTAATGGCTTGATGGACAAAACTCAAAGATTTCTATGAACTCACTGGAAATCATCAAGTGACCATGACCCATTTTGGACAGAGTGTTTTCTTTCTCACCATCTTCAAAAGCATTTATGAATCAAAAACTTATCCTAAATGGCAATCCTTGTACTACCAAGTTCCTAACTCAGTCAATTTCAAAGTCCCGTTGAGTGAGTACAAAGTGACTCGCAACAGTTTTGTGAGTAATTAAACACTTCTTTGtctgtcaaattttaaaatcatatacatatctaatatgaatttaatgttaatttgaGCATGTGCCGAGTACCATGTACTCATTTATgaaagctgcaggattcacccATTTGAACTTTGAATGGATTACAGAGTGTAGGATTGTTTAAAATCAATGGAGGAAGACTACAAAAATTGGAAATGGATGAAAGACTTTTGCACAATCACAAAATTTACAAGCTGGaactcaaattatatttgagttccCAAATGCAACttctaactttgttttattttggatttgtttgtaattaaagtacattatactatattattatcaatctgtaaatttttgtttataattttttgtggtaTATTTTGTGGGAATTGGAACATCCTGAACTCATTTGTGggaaatttttgttattaagtACTCTTGGTGCATGGTATATTTTGTTTAGAAATCTTAGtgatatattaatttgtgtaattttttgtttataagtcttggtgatatatatatttttttataaattgagcTTATTTTATGAGTTTTATAAAACTTTGAATGATAAGTTGTCATATGAATAATTATagtttggtaattaaaaaaatagatatgatattaaaaaaatccaaaaaacaacattggttgttaaaaaaaatcgatgttgtcagTGAAAAGCAACATGAAAACTGATGTTGGTGAGAAGATATCAAGATTGGCttttataaaaatcgatgtttttTTTcgtaaaacaacatcggtttctaAACAATCTATGTTAATTAATGTTGAAACTTTAACATAGGTAATttcaatattgattaataaccaatgtaaaaaacctattttctagtagtataggtTCCTGAATTTGAGGAGGCTAGCTGCATTTGGCAAACCTTTAATCAAAGTAGTAAGCTGCAAAACAAAATTTGGTTGGCATCTGCTGCAAGTTTTATTCGAAAGGTATTTCCAAGCTTGTGCATATGAAttggatgattaaatttgtttaatttcaatgaaaatttattaaagatttgtttctttttgttttttaatacattatctTAAGTATGGTTAGGATCTAGTTAAATGATCTTAATATGAATAAGATGAAAAGGAGAGCGAGGCTTTAGGCTAAATAACTTCCTTCACGGTCCAAATTTGGaagtttaaaatttgttaacaagCTTACCTGGGAGAGCCTCCATGTGCATGGTTTTGGATTTGGTGAGAGTGGAAAGTGAGCAAGGTTGTGTACTGGTGTTGTGTAAGacaataattgaaaataacaataaagtCATGAGTTTATTGTGTTGAAAGGCGAGAGATTTTCCAATGTTCACATGCACTTTCTTAAGatagtttcattttcatttaacaaagatatttataataacttttttgcatgctgataaaaaagttaaattgtgAACTTTTTTCCATTATTCgcctttaaataaattttggttGAGTGTTTTCCTTTATAGTAGATAAAGCAAAACTGTTGTGACTTACTTATGCTTCTAACTTCAGGCAGAATGAAGGTTAAAGCTGACACAGATTAATCACCTCAATATGCTGCTATGCTTGCTGTGCAGGATGTTGCTGCCAAATGCAAGGTTAGTTGGCTTCTATTTAGCATAGTTATTTTTCCTGTTAACCCTGATAAGATTTTGCAATTATTGCTTCTTTATGAATTTGATCATCTTGTTTGTTAGTCAGTATCAATGGTCAATTGTTCTAGTTCAATGTTTCAATGATTTTGTTCTGCCCATGCTCCGTGAAACTGCTttactaagattttttttttcttgttaatcTAAATGTTTCTTTCACATTGATATTCTCAAAAAGCTTGTTGCACTTGTTCTCAACCCACAACTGAGGAATCAATATCTCCAAACCTATGtaagaaaaattcaattatttggAACAATGTATAAGAGAAAGCTTAATGATGGAACCCTTGTGGCTATAAAGCATGTCAAGAAGGTATGGTAGTATAATGTTCATCTTTTGATTATTTCACATCACTAGAATTGTCCAATTGTGCTTGAAGTTAAATGATGTAAAAGAAATATGTTTATCATATATAAGCCTGACCATGTATGACTTTTTTTAGTTTGTATTAGTTTTTATTGATTATTCTGATCTAGTGAAGTTTTTTGGCAggatttacaaaacaaaaacttgGCTGAGTTCAAGAATGAAATAAACACCTTGtcgaaaatttgaaattggATGTTGTGGTATAGTATATAGTAAAGTTACTTTTGAAGCTAAGGAAAGTGATTCATTGATGGTaattagttgattttttttgtaatttagtgGATATGTATGAGTCAAGATATTTTATTGGGGGCAAAGTTGGTTCATAGCTACACGTTTATCTCTCACACACACTATGTAGTGTACTAATAAAAatgatcatatatttttttcttaaaaaggaATACTATCTACATCAGTTTCTAAAAATTGTCATAGAAAATGTAAAGGAGATCATTGATGAATCATAACATTATCTATCTTTACTCATATTGTGTACGTAAAACAATGGTATTTTCTTgggctaaaatataatttgattatgCTAGGCGTAACGAAGGAGTTTGAAGATGGAAGATTTTTCATGGATGAGTTACAAGGATATGATACAAAGACAATGATTGTGGTTTGAGAGGCATTGATAGCAAAGGCATGATGGTGGTTTGGTAATGTTGcgttacttttaatttttcttgttatctcCTTTTGctcttttaatgtttttcttattcctgtttctttttcaatctaattattttttgtttgcaaagttttttttcaatgtttttaaaattgtacCAGTCATTGAACCGGTCAAGACACCAGTTTAAAGTTTAATGGTTCAACCGTAGTTGaactaatattaataaaataatacttcccttgtttctaattataaaacataattgACTAATTTACGCTTATTAAGAAagttagttaatttagttaCTAGCATTAAATTTGTCtataattatcatatttttgcAAATTTATCCTCAACATTATTGGGAACCTATCATCTTTTCCAATCTTCATAGGAGAGAGAAAAGGACAATTcaagatattttaataaaaaaataattaattcgtAAGAGAGATGAAATGAAATGTTATAAGGGACAACAAAATTTGTTAACTATGTCTTATAATAAGGACGaaggtaatattatttttttatgttaaaactcttttgttaagaaataaaaataatgtaatatggTGTCATTAACAATAGTTAttcattgatattttaattatttaattgcttGAAGTCTattaagacaaaaataatttaattcaataggttcattcttt includes these proteins:
- the LOC106794820 gene encoding probable serine/threonine-protein kinase PBL19; its protein translation is MGREHSHVVTMVRGTRGYLAPEWVSNHPITVKADVYNYGMLLLEIIGGRRNLDMSFGAEDFFYPGSAYKDVAAKCKVSWLLFSIVIFPVNPDKILQLLLLYEFDHLLVALVLNPQLRNQYLQTYVRKIQLFGTMYKRKLNDGTLVAIKHVKKDLQNKNLAEFKNEINTLSKI